One Glaciihabitans arcticus DNA window includes the following coding sequences:
- a CDS encoding ABC transporter permease translates to MSSSAQLLAPTPAPKKRGFGFPGGNLGRYIVTRFLLIIPTVFILVTMVFLLMRTIGDPITAALGGRLTAAQLQERIHAAGYDRPVLVQYFEYLGQVFTGNFGTAISDGRPVSELLVTYGAATLELVIYALIVAFVVGIPLGMLAAYFRDKAPDAFLRVFAILCYATPVFFAGLLLKLVFAVWLKVLPVSGRAGIRTELAINKLEGKSGIYLIDAIRLGNGQAISDVLEHAVLPGVALGLLTAGVFLRLVRTNVIGTLSMDYVDAARSRGVSEFRLVRKHAYKPALIPIITVIGLQIALLLGGAVLTETTFEWKGLGFKLAEYLTARDFIAVQGIVALLAVIVALSNFVVDILAAIIDPRVRH, encoded by the coding sequence ATGAGCTCGAGCGCACAACTGCTTGCTCCGACACCCGCGCCCAAGAAGCGCGGGTTCGGATTCCCCGGAGGAAACCTCGGACGATACATCGTCACGCGTTTCCTCCTGATCATCCCGACGGTATTCATCCTCGTCACCATGGTCTTCCTGCTGATGCGCACGATCGGTGACCCGATCACTGCGGCGCTCGGTGGACGCCTCACCGCCGCCCAGCTGCAGGAGCGCATCCACGCCGCGGGCTACGACCGCCCGGTGCTCGTGCAGTACTTCGAGTACCTCGGGCAGGTCTTCACCGGCAACTTCGGTACGGCGATCAGCGACGGCCGTCCGGTCTCCGAGCTCCTCGTCACCTACGGCGCTGCGACCCTCGAGCTCGTGATCTACGCGCTCATCGTCGCCTTCGTCGTGGGTATCCCGCTCGGTATGCTTGCCGCCTACTTCCGCGACAAGGCGCCCGACGCGTTCCTGCGCGTGTTCGCGATCCTCTGCTACGCGACCCCCGTCTTCTTCGCCGGCCTGCTCCTCAAGCTGGTATTCGCTGTGTGGCTCAAGGTTCTCCCGGTCTCCGGCCGTGCGGGAATCCGCACCGAACTCGCGATCAACAAGCTTGAGGGCAAGTCCGGCATCTACCTGATCGATGCGATCCGGCTCGGCAACGGCCAGGCCATCAGCGATGTGCTCGAGCACGCGGTGCTTCCCGGCGTCGCGCTCGGCCTGCTGACCGCCGGCGTATTCCTTCGCCTCGTGCGCACCAACGTGATCGGCACGCTGTCGATGGATTACGTTGACGCAGCACGCTCGCGGGGCGTGAGCGAGTTCCGCCTCGTGCGCAAGCACGCGTACAAGCCCGCACTCATCCCGATCATCACGGTCATCGGCCTGCAGATCGCGTTGCTTCTGGGTGGCGCGGTGCTCACGGAGACAACCTTCGAGTGGAAGGGCCTCGGCTTCAAGCTCGCCGAATACCTGACCGCGCGTGACTTCATCGCCGTGCAGGGCATCGTCGCCCTGCTTGCCGTCATCGTCGCCCTGTCCAACTTCGTCGTCGACATACTTGCGGCGATCATCGACCCGAGGGTGAGGCACTGA
- a CDS encoding ABC transporter substrate-binding protein, whose translation MTSASNNGKRALGVIAGSAAFALVLAGCASTPGDDGGNSADSIIVGTTDKVTFIDPAGSYDNGSFAIMNQVYPFLLNSPSGTSDVEPDIAASAEFTTPTEYTVVLKEGLTFANGNELTSSDVKFSFDRQLAIADENGPSVLLYNLASVEAVDDLTIVFTLKAGNDQIWPQILSSPAAPIVDEDVFAADAVTPDADIVKGKAFAGQYEISSYDFNNLVEFTAFDGYDGVLGAPATDTVQLQYFTEASNLKLAVQEGEIDVAHRSLSATDVADLEGNDDVNVVVGPGGETRYIVFNFDTQPFGAKTPEADEAKALAVRQAVANLVDRDELSDQVYKGTYLPLYSFVPAGLTGATEVLKELYGTDGKPDAAKAEKALADAGVTTPVELNLQYNPDHYGESSGDEYALVKSQLEKDGLFTVSLQSTEWVQYSKDRTADVYPAYQLGWFPDYSDADNYLSPFFAEGNFLGNHYSNAEVNTMIGAQAVETDPAKRQTLIEDIQAAVAADLSTVPLLQGSQIAVTGKTVTGATLDGSFKFRYGTLAKGE comes from the coding sequence ATGACGTCCGCATCCAACAACGGCAAGCGCGCGCTTGGTGTCATCGCAGGCTCCGCCGCGTTCGCACTCGTGCTCGCTGGCTGCGCCAGCACCCCCGGCGATGACGGGGGAAACTCCGCTGACTCGATCATCGTCGGCACCACCGACAAGGTCACGTTCATCGACCCGGCCGGTTCCTACGACAACGGTTCCTTCGCGATCATGAACCAGGTGTACCCGTTCCTGCTCAACTCGCCGTCCGGCACCTCCGATGTCGAGCCCGACATCGCGGCGTCCGCCGAGTTCACGACGCCGACCGAGTACACGGTCGTCCTCAAGGAAGGACTCACGTTCGCCAACGGCAACGAGCTCACCTCGTCCGACGTCAAGTTCAGCTTCGACCGCCAGCTGGCGATCGCCGACGAGAACGGCCCGTCCGTCCTCCTCTACAACCTCGCGAGCGTCGAGGCAGTGGACGACCTGACCATCGTCTTCACCCTCAAGGCGGGCAACGACCAGATCTGGCCCCAGATCCTGTCCAGCCCGGCCGCCCCGATCGTCGACGAGGACGTGTTCGCTGCTGACGCCGTGACCCCCGACGCCGACATCGTCAAGGGCAAGGCCTTCGCCGGCCAGTACGAGATCTCGAGCTACGACTTCAACAACCTCGTCGAGTTCACGGCCTTCGACGGCTACGACGGCGTTCTGGGCGCTCCGGCAACCGACACCGTGCAGCTGCAGTACTTCACGGAGGCTTCGAACCTGAAGCTCGCCGTGCAGGAAGGCGAGATTGACGTCGCACACCGCAGCCTCTCGGCTACGGACGTGGCTGACCTCGAGGGCAATGACGACGTGAACGTCGTCGTCGGCCCCGGTGGCGAGACGCGCTACATCGTCTTCAACTTCGACACCCAGCCCTTCGGCGCGAAGACCCCCGAGGCCGATGAGGCCAAGGCCCTCGCCGTCCGCCAGGCGGTTGCCAACCTCGTCGACCGCGACGAGCTCTCCGACCAGGTCTACAAGGGCACCTACCTGCCCCTGTACTCCTTCGTTCCCGCCGGCCTGACCGGTGCGACCGAGGTTCTTAAGGAGCTCTACGGCACCGACGGAAAGCCTGACGCCGCGAAGGCGGAGAAGGCACTTGCTGACGCAGGCGTCACGACCCCCGTCGAGCTGAACCTCCAGTACAACCCCGACCACTACGGTGAGTCGTCCGGCGACGAGTACGCGCTCGTGAAGAGCCAGCTCGAGAAGGATGGCCTGTTCACGGTCAGCCTCCAGTCGACGGAGTGGGTCCAGTACTCGAAGGACCGCACGGCAGATGTGTACCCGGCCTACCAGCTCGGCTGGTTCCCGGACTACTCGGACGCTGACAACTACCTGTCGCCGTTCTTCGCCGAGGGCAACTTCCTGGGCAACCACTACAGCAACGCAGAGGTCAACACCATGATCGGTGCGCAGGCTGTGGAGACCGACCCCGCGAAGCGCCAGACGCTGATCGAGGACATTCAGGCAGCAGTTGCAGCCGACCTGTCGACTGTTCCCCTGCTCCAGGGTTCGCAGATCGCCGTCACGGGCAAGACGGTCACGGGCGCAACGCTCGATGGTTCGTTCAAGTTCCGCTACGGCACGCTGGCCAAGGGCGAGTAA